A window of Ignicoccus hospitalis KIN4/I contains these coding sequences:
- a CDS encoding amidohydrolase family protein, translating into MKVLKFSKLYVGDGSVLKDVYVGFEGEEITYVGGERPEGELLGEFPVGTPALVDPHSHIGMDRAGEPYYEEEANETMDSLLPYLEAQNSVYMDDKAFEESVEWGVLYSAVTHGSGNIIGGKVALLRNWKKNVRDAFIKHVGVKAALGYNPRSTTSWRGTRPSTRMGVIALFKKAFDKAAADLEDLRKGKKEWKDLEPTSKALVPVLEGRLPLRVHVHKEDDIAVLISLAKTYGFKYTIDHACDVHTEEGFKMIKESGASLVYGPVDSHPYKVELKHESYKNIKLLIKYMPEVTALMSDHPVVLQRNLMLQLRYFMMYGMPFEEAIKLVTGNAAKVVGLNAGEVKVGKLVSLVAWNGEPYVLGSAPELVVAEGEVLEVRR; encoded by the coding sequence TTGAAGGTCCTCAAGTTTTCCAAGCTCTATGTCGGCGACGGTTCGGTCTTGAAGGACGTGTACGTGGGTTTCGAAGGGGAAGAGATAACTTACGTCGGGGGAGAGAGGCCCGAGGGCGAGCTCCTAGGGGAGTTCCCCGTGGGCACCCCGGCGCTGGTGGACCCGCACTCCCACATAGGCATGGACAGGGCGGGCGAGCCCTATTACGAGGAGGAGGCCAACGAAACTATGGACTCCTTGCTGCCCTACCTAGAGGCTCAGAACAGCGTCTACATGGACGACAAGGCCTTCGAGGAGAGCGTGGAGTGGGGAGTGCTCTACTCCGCGGTGACCCACGGGTCCGGAAACATAATCGGCGGCAAGGTCGCTCTCTTGAGGAACTGGAAGAAGAACGTGAGGGACGCCTTCATAAAGCACGTGGGCGTGAAGGCGGCGCTGGGCTACAACCCTAGGTCCACCACCTCGTGGAGGGGCACTAGGCCCTCGACCAGGATGGGGGTCATAGCCCTCTTCAAGAAGGCCTTCGACAAGGCCGCGGCCGACTTGGAGGACTTAAGGAAGGGGAAGAAGGAGTGGAAGGACCTAGAGCCCACCAGCAAGGCGCTGGTCCCCGTGCTCGAGGGGAGGTTGCCCCTAAGGGTGCACGTCCACAAGGAGGACGACATAGCGGTACTTATCTCACTTGCTAAGACGTACGGCTTCAAGTACACGATCGACCACGCGTGCGACGTACACACGGAGGAGGGCTTCAAGATGATAAAGGAGAGCGGGGCCTCCTTGGTCTACGGCCCCGTGGACTCCCACCCCTACAAGGTGGAGCTCAAACACGAGAGCTACAAGAACATAAAGCTCCTAATAAAGTACATGCCGGAAGTCACCGCCCTGATGAGCGACCACCCAGTGGTGCTCCAGAGGAACCTAATGCTGCAGCTGAGGTACTTTATGATGTACGGAATGCCCTTCGAAGAGGCAATAAAGCTCGTAACGGGCAACGCTGCGAAGGTCGTAGGCTTGAACGCGGGGGAGGTGAAGGTAGGGAAGTTGGTGTCCTTGGTCGCGTGGAACGGGGAGCCTTATGTGTTGGGCAGCGCGCCGGAGCTGGTGGTGGCGGAAGGGGAGGTCTTGGAGGTGCGTAGGTGA
- a CDS encoding NDP-sugar synthase gives MRAVVLAGGNRVKRFKTYFLGKMVVEYPLKALEKVYDVALLTSGWTLDGYETVVQRTPGVLGAIRDAAEELGLPLLVSYGDVVAEEGFYTSLDSPCSVAAVASVPSSRHGKIGGPQSSYVFGGLLSLDEECFEKIMEIGDLAGALNELINSGIMSVKRFDGVWHDVDEPSDVLKMFEDFFRYLSSGYSKVAIDLEGVHLKGPVIVEPGATVEPGATLIGPAFVGSGAFVESQAVVKRSSVEPGATVESFAYVRGSSVQPGAVAESYKKYVGAVVEKNL, from the coding sequence TTGAGGGCCGTGGTGCTCGCAGGGGGGAACAGGGTAAAGAGGTTCAAGACGTACTTCTTAGGGAAGATGGTCGTCGAATACCCCCTAAAAGCCTTGGAAAAGGTCTACGACGTAGCCTTGCTCACCTCCGGCTGGACCTTGGACGGTTACGAAACTGTGGTCCAGAGGACCCCCGGGGTCTTGGGGGCGATAAGGGACGCGGCGGAGGAGCTGGGCTTGCCCTTGCTCGTCTCCTACGGCGACGTGGTGGCGGAGGAGGGCTTCTACACCTCTTTGGACTCCCCATGCAGCGTGGCCGCAGTCGCTTCCGTGCCCTCCTCTCGACACGGGAAGATAGGGGGGCCGCAGAGCAGCTACGTCTTCGGGGGGCTCTTGAGCTTAGATGAGGAATGCTTTGAGAAAATAATGGAAATCGGCGACCTCGCCGGAGCTTTGAACGAGCTGATTAATAGCGGAATAATGAGCGTAAAGAGGTTCGACGGCGTGTGGCACGACGTGGACGAGCCTTCGGACGTGTTGAAAATGTTTGAAGACTTCTTCAGGTACTTAAGTTCCGGCTACAGTAAGGTCGCAATCGACCTCGAGGGGGTCCACCTCAAGGGGCCGGTAATAGTGGAGCCCGGGGCAACTGTGGAGCCCGGGGCGACCTTGATAGGGCCCGCCTTCGTAGGCTCCGGGGCGTTCGTGGAGTCCCAAGCGGTGGTCAAGAGGTCTTCGGTGGAGCCCGGGGCAACCGTGGAGAGCTTCGCCTACGTAAGGGGGAGCAGCGTCCAGCCCGGGGCGGTGGCCGAGAGCTACAAGAAGTACGTGGGCGCGGTGGTTGAGAAAAACTTATAA
- the purB gene encoding adenylosuccinate lyase, giving the protein MHVCPFQWRYGSEEMRKIMSQEERLKKMALVEYALLKALKEVGEVPEEVDPEEVLRAAEEVTVEEVEELERELGHDVMAFLEALRRRTKTAGKYLHLGATSYDVVDTAWALIIRDALAKVYKDLKEIIKKFLEISEEYADLPMVGRTHGQWAVPITLGFKFANYAYELARSYERLKEAERRVVRLKMSGAVGTMAAWGEKAFEVERLVSEELKLPPHPITTQVAPRDGFAELLADLAILSSVLDRFALEVRELSRPEIRELVEGVRRGQVGSSTMPHKANPVTSEKISGLAKVMRSLVLGELENVPLWHERDLTNSASERVLIPHAFLTVDEQLKSTKSLLNKLIINEEAIRKHLEEAGCEVLAERVMIYLTKEKGLARNDAHKVVMDAIRVHGSLRRALEEGHELSKYLTSEELEALCDPSSYLGKARELIARTAKYVEEVVGL; this is encoded by the coding sequence TTGCACGTCTGCCCGTTCCAGTGGAGGTACGGCAGCGAAGAGATGAGGAAGATAATGTCCCAAGAGGAGCGCTTGAAGAAGATGGCGTTGGTAGAGTATGCGTTGCTGAAGGCGTTGAAGGAGGTCGGGGAGGTCCCGGAGGAGGTGGACCCGGAGGAGGTCTTGAGGGCCGCGGAGGAGGTGACGGTCGAGGAGGTAGAGGAGCTGGAGAGGGAGTTAGGCCACGACGTAATGGCCTTCTTAGAGGCCCTCAGGAGGAGGACCAAGACCGCTGGTAAGTACTTGCACTTGGGGGCCACGAGCTACGACGTGGTGGACACCGCTTGGGCCTTGATAATAAGGGACGCCCTAGCTAAGGTGTATAAAGACTTAAAGGAGATAATCAAGAAGTTCCTCGAAATAAGCGAGGAGTACGCGGACTTGCCCATGGTAGGTAGGACCCACGGCCAGTGGGCCGTCCCCATAACCTTGGGCTTCAAGTTCGCAAACTACGCCTACGAGCTGGCTAGGAGCTACGAGAGGCTGAAGGAGGCCGAGAGGAGGGTGGTGAGGCTGAAGATGAGCGGCGCCGTGGGGACCATGGCCGCTTGGGGCGAGAAGGCCTTCGAGGTGGAGAGGCTCGTCTCCGAGGAGCTCAAGCTCCCTCCGCACCCCATAACGACCCAAGTGGCCCCCAGGGACGGCTTCGCCGAGCTCTTGGCGGACTTGGCTATACTCTCGTCCGTACTGGACAGGTTTGCCTTGGAGGTGAGGGAGCTCAGCAGGCCGGAGATAAGGGAGCTGGTGGAGGGGGTGAGGAGGGGACAAGTTGGCTCCAGCACCATGCCCCACAAGGCCAACCCCGTGACCTCCGAGAAGATATCTGGGCTCGCGAAGGTGATGAGGTCCTTGGTCTTGGGGGAGCTCGAGAACGTGCCCTTGTGGCACGAGAGGGACTTAACGAACTCGGCCTCCGAAAGGGTGCTCATCCCCCACGCCTTCTTGACCGTGGACGAACAGCTCAAGTCTACCAAATCTCTATTAAACAAGCTTATAATTAACGAAGAGGCAATAAGGAAGCACTTAGAGGAGGCCGGCTGCGAGGTGTTGGCAGAAAGGGTAATGATCTACCTAACGAAAGAGAAGGGGCTCGCGAGGAACGACGCCCACAAGGTAGTGATGGACGCCATTAGGGTTCACGGGAGCTTAAGGAGGGCCTTGGAGGAGGGGCACGAGCTGTCCAAGTACTTGACCTCTGAGGAGCTCGAGGCGCTGTGCGACCCCAGCAGTTACTTGGGAAAGGCTAGAGAGTTGATAGCTAGGACAGCGAAGTACGTCGAGGAGGTAGTAGGCCTTTGA
- the cutA gene encoding divalent-cation tolerance protein CutA, with product MIVILTTFGNEEDAKKVARTLVEEGLVACAWVTQKVRSFYVWKGKLEEDEEVVVVLKAPKKTFEKAVKRLRELHPYEVPEIIAFEANYVLPEYLKWAEEVCG from the coding sequence TTGATAGTCATCTTGACCACTTTCGGGAACGAAGAAGACGCCAAGAAAGTGGCAAGGACCTTGGTAGAGGAGGGGCTCGTCGCTTGCGCTTGGGTTACCCAAAAGGTGAGGAGCTTCTACGTGTGGAAGGGCAAGCTGGAGGAGGACGAGGAGGTGGTAGTAGTATTGAAGGCTCCTAAGAAGACGTTTGAGAAGGCAGTAAAGAGGCTGAGGGAGCTTCACCCCTACGAGGTGCCGGAGATAATTGCCTTCGAGGCTAATTACGTCCTCCCGGAGTACTTGAAGTGGGCTGAGGAGGTTTGCGGCTGA
- the gatC gene encoding Asp-tRNA(Asn)/Glu-tRNA(Gln) amidotransferase subunit GatC has translation MRLRFDARKGAELAKVKLSEEELQRLQKDLDEMAEMLSVLLDLDLEDVEPMYTPSEALNAARPDEPGETLGDSWMYLVPRKEEQGDKKFVKAPRP, from the coding sequence TTGCGGCTGAGGTTCGACGCCCGCAAGGGGGCCGAGCTGGCTAAGGTCAAACTATCGGAGGAGGAGCTCCAGAGGCTCCAGAAGGACTTAGACGAGATGGCCGAGATGCTCTCCGTGTTATTGGACTTAGATTTGGAAGACGTAGAACCGATGTATACACCTTCAGAGGCCCTCAACGCCGCCAGGCCGGACGAGCCCGGGGAGACCTTGGGCGACTCTTGGATGTACCTCGTGCCGAGGAAGGAGGAACAAGGAGACAAGAAGTTCGTCAAGGCCCCGAGACCATGA
- a CDS encoding DNA double-strand break repair nuclease NurA codes for MTDIFVDIFFKKVEGLKPPRGDPPEPLPLSELPEPEDGEVVGVDGGGGGARLGGLNFLVARAVAVGEGYLDKDLEVEALQWDSSAALEAMRSSMELKLASRSPRTTFVDGSAYTELVKWVARVVRVARGTAKLSEIVALPKTLEALYYWQELAKREDVAFVSKHPMVKTFREYLEVKKRGGKVFEKYVRGKLTTKELKELIKKPVVPDAESLRGEGVTFGLALGLPEGARNLLLPRRWKAIMEMALENYRLYVGEEPEAKLPEDLCFSKAPVAWWASYGRWKVLVEEFSGKPLCLSRYREEVSERPKNLGALLAGSGSTYNAWLALAHGLSTLKGEQLMEYIKIIGVKLGISVDEVREDLIYLMRG; via the coding sequence ATGACGGACATATTCGTAGATATATTCTTCAAAAAGGTAGAAGGGCTCAAGCCGCCGAGGGGCGACCCGCCGGAGCCCTTGCCGCTCTCCGAGCTCCCGGAGCCGGAAGATGGGGAGGTCGTGGGGGTGGACGGGGGAGGCGGAGGGGCGAGGCTGGGAGGGCTGAACTTCCTCGTAGCCAGGGCGGTGGCCGTGGGGGAGGGTTACTTGGACAAGGACCTAGAAGTGGAGGCCCTCCAGTGGGACAGCTCCGCGGCGCTGGAGGCGATGAGGAGCTCAATGGAGCTCAAGCTAGCCTCCCGCTCCCCCCGTACGACCTTCGTTGACGGCTCCGCGTACACGGAGCTTGTTAAGTGGGTCGCCAGAGTGGTGAGGGTAGCCAGGGGGACGGCGAAGCTCTCCGAAATAGTCGCCTTACCCAAGACGTTGGAGGCCTTGTACTACTGGCAAGAGTTGGCCAAGAGGGAGGACGTAGCCTTCGTCTCCAAGCACCCCATGGTCAAGACCTTCAGAGAGTACCTAGAGGTAAAGAAGCGCGGGGGAAAGGTCTTCGAAAAGTACGTCCGGGGGAAGCTGACTACGAAGGAGTTGAAGGAACTGATCAAGAAACCCGTGGTGCCCGACGCGGAGTCCTTGAGAGGGGAGGGGGTGACCTTCGGCCTCGCCTTGGGCCTCCCGGAGGGTGCGAGGAACTTGCTCTTGCCCCGCAGGTGGAAGGCAATAATGGAGATGGCCTTAGAAAACTACAGGTTATACGTAGGCGAGGAGCCGGAAGCGAAGCTCCCGGAGGACTTGTGCTTCTCCAAGGCCCCCGTGGCTTGGTGGGCCAGCTACGGGCGCTGGAAGGTCTTGGTGGAGGAGTTCTCGGGGAAGCCCTTGTGCCTCTCGAGGTATAGGGAGGAGGTGTCGGAGAGGCCCAAGAACTTGGGCGCCCTGTTGGCCGGCTCCGGAAGCACTTACAACGCTTGGTTAGCCTTGGCGCACGGCCTCAGCACCTTGAAGGGGGAGCAGTTAATGGAGTACATAAAGATCATTGGAGTTAAGTTGGGTATAAGCGTTGACGAAGTGAGAGAAGACCTAATATACTTGATGCGCGGGTGA
- a CDS encoding pyridoxal phosphate-dependent aminotransferase — translation MSFEDLTAESTLKFVSKAKSMAREIRANLGLGEPDKRPPRKLVELLQEASRVKPTYSPPVGLPEAREAVAEWLSGRYGLDISPKEVMITPSGKAALFLALGYASTRYSSSLLFDPTYYSYEPVLRAFGVKVKKVKMLRDENSYVFPEVELGKEIVVLNSPSNPTGAVLGARTLEYVDEALRTGALIVSDEVYDVFVYGRRHVSVLEHERWRDAAIFIYSFSKVLCVPGWRLGAVVAREEVIEKLAAAASNVYGCACKWEQIALAEYLKNYKNDLENHIKNMVEDYSRRREFLLKELKEVASFPGVGEGTFYAFPEFPKDADELALELAKRGVIAVPGTVFSEAFGKRSLRLSFSAPLEELRVGLETIKEVLGS, via the coding sequence TTGTCGTTCGAAGACCTCACGGCTGAGTCGACATTGAAGTTCGTCTCGAAAGCTAAGTCAATGGCCAGAGAGATAAGGGCCAACTTGGGGCTGGGGGAGCCCGACAAGAGGCCTCCCCGGAAGCTGGTCGAGCTCCTCCAAGAGGCCTCCCGCGTCAAGCCCACCTACTCCCCTCCGGTCGGCCTCCCGGAGGCCCGGGAGGCTGTGGCGGAGTGGCTCTCGGGGCGCTACGGCCTTGATATCTCCCCCAAGGAGGTCATGATAACTCCCTCGGGGAAGGCCGCCTTGTTCTTGGCTTTGGGCTACGCCTCCACTCGCTACTCTTCCTCCTTGCTCTTCGACCCAACTTACTACAGCTATGAGCCGGTGTTAAGGGCGTTCGGAGTTAAGGTGAAGAAAGTTAAAATGTTGAGGGACGAGAACTCTTACGTCTTCCCGGAAGTGGAGCTCGGGAAGGAAATAGTGGTCCTCAACTCGCCCTCCAACCCCACCGGCGCGGTGTTGGGGGCGAGGACCTTGGAGTACGTGGACGAGGCGCTCCGCACGGGGGCCTTGATAGTTTCGGACGAGGTCTACGACGTCTTCGTCTACGGGAGGAGGCACGTCAGCGTGCTGGAGCACGAGAGGTGGAGGGACGCAGCCATCTTCATTTACAGCTTCAGCAAGGTGTTGTGCGTCCCCGGGTGGAGGCTCGGGGCGGTGGTGGCTAGGGAAGAGGTGATCGAAAAGCTCGCGGCCGCCGCGTCGAACGTCTACGGCTGCGCTTGCAAGTGGGAGCAGATAGCCTTGGCCGAGTACTTAAAGAATTACAAGAACGACCTTGAGAACCATATAAAGAACATGGTTGAGGACTATTCGAGGAGGAGGGAGTTCCTCTTGAAGGAGCTCAAGGAGGTCGCTTCCTTCCCGGGGGTGGGGGAGGGTACCTTCTACGCCTTCCCGGAGTTCCCGAAGGACGCCGATGAGCTCGCCTTGGAGCTCGCCAAGAGGGGGGTGATAGCTGTCCCGGGGACGGTGTTCTCGGAGGCCTTCGGCAAACGGAGCTTGAGGCTGAGCTTCTCCGCCCCTTTGGAGGAGTTAAGGGTCGGCCTAGAGACGATTAAGGAAGTCCTCGGGAGTTAA
- a CDS encoding class II glutamine amidotransferase, protein MCGIAGIMFSDGKKEVGEQLYEMLKSLQHRGMDSAGVIVYDDKPGDWLVRVVAEDGEEALSKIKYRLNVSKYEKPKKLNDGTYLIEFTVPRSVKLEEIREVIRKLKYPILSLGRYSVISKDVGLVDDVNRVYGFKEQLGTHGIGHVRFSTESAVDAIHAHPFQTPEFPDIAIVHNGQITNYWKMRELLELEGHVFQTDNDSELIIHYIVNKLRKGYELEEALKSAVNDLDGPFAFLLSMPEGIGMARDRLGLRPLVVAEGDGVLAAASEEVAIRKILPESKIYYMRPGEVRVWMRQ, encoded by the coding sequence TTGTGCGGCATCGCCGGTATAATGTTTAGTGACGGCAAGAAGGAGGTAGGCGAGCAACTTTACGAGATGCTCAAGAGCTTGCAGCACAGGGGGATGGACTCGGCCGGCGTCATCGTTTACGACGACAAGCCCGGCGACTGGCTCGTGCGCGTGGTGGCGGAGGACGGCGAGGAGGCGTTGAGCAAGATAAAGTATAGGCTAAACGTCAGCAAGTACGAGAAGCCCAAGAAGCTGAACGACGGGACCTACTTGATCGAGTTCACCGTCCCCCGGTCGGTCAAATTGGAGGAAATTAGGGAAGTGATAAGGAAGTTGAAGTATCCCATACTTTCGTTGGGCAGATACTCAGTCATCTCTAAGGACGTGGGTTTGGTGGACGACGTGAACAGGGTTTACGGCTTCAAGGAGCAGCTGGGCACCCACGGCATAGGGCACGTGAGGTTCTCCACGGAGAGCGCGGTGGACGCGATTCACGCCCACCCCTTCCAGACTCCGGAGTTCCCGGACATCGCGATAGTCCACAACGGCCAGATAACCAACTACTGGAAGATGAGGGAGCTGTTGGAGCTGGAGGGCCACGTGTTCCAGACTGACAACGACTCGGAGCTCATTATACACTACATAGTGAATAAGTTGAGGAAGGGGTACGAGCTGGAAGAAGCTCTCAAGTCTGCCGTAAACGACCTGGACGGCCCGTTCGCCTTCTTGCTCTCCATGCCGGAGGGCATAGGCATGGCGAGGGACAGGCTGGGGTTAAGGCCTTTAGTGGTCGCTGAGGGCGACGGGGTGCTCGCGGCCGCCTCGGAGGAGGTGGCCATTAGGAAGATCTTACCCGAGTCCAAGATATACTACATGAGGCCCGGAGAGGTGAGAGTATGGATGAGGCAATAA
- a CDS encoding glutamate synthase-related protein produces the protein MPKYRVEFKYDICIGCGTCAMVCPENVIKMKGYKPVAAREADCIGCYACVNYCPTDAVKVERVAESLTNRARIDASTFNYIRKMASLGHPPVVGMGAENKYFPSLDQLTFIPGQTSRPPIDSYREPCDTEVVLGDRFAERPLKLKAPILIGAMSFGSVSKEVKVALAKAAGRLGIAANTGEGGMLPEERKYASVLIVQYASGRFGVSASYLRAGDAVEIKIGQGAKPGMGGLLLGEKVTEDIAKMRGIPVGADAISPARHLDIVGPEDLKMKIEQLREITDWKVPIIVKYAAGRVADDVKIAAKAGADIIVIDGKPSGTGATPYIVTEHTGYATMAATVEAHRALKEIGMRDEVSLVVGGGIKTGADAAKVLALGADAVMIASSTLVPIGCTYCGTCHNGKCPYGIATQRPELRRRINVELAAKRIENYLRAFIEEMCMFAQLAGKSKLSNLEKEDLRALTFEASLLTGVKLMGVERPASELLREDI, from the coding sequence ATGCCCAAGTATAGGGTAGAGTTCAAGTACGACATCTGTATAGGTTGTGGCACTTGTGCTATGGTTTGTCCGGAGAACGTGATTAAGATGAAGGGCTACAAGCCCGTTGCAGCTAGGGAGGCTGACTGCATAGGCTGCTACGCGTGCGTGAACTACTGCCCCACCGACGCGGTTAAAGTGGAGAGGGTGGCAGAGAGCCTCACCAATAGGGCCAGGATAGACGCGAGCACCTTCAATTACATAAGGAAGATGGCCTCCTTGGGCCACCCCCCTGTGGTGGGGATGGGGGCGGAGAACAAGTACTTCCCCTCGTTGGACCAGCTCACCTTCATCCCCGGCCAGACCTCCAGGCCGCCCATAGACAGCTACCGCGAGCCTTGTGACACCGAGGTCGTCTTGGGGGACCGCTTCGCGGAGAGGCCCTTGAAGCTGAAGGCCCCGATACTGATAGGCGCGATGAGCTTCGGCTCGGTGAGCAAGGAGGTAAAGGTGGCGCTCGCCAAGGCCGCCGGTAGGCTGGGGATCGCCGCCAACACCGGGGAGGGCGGGATGCTTCCGGAAGAGAGGAAGTACGCCTCCGTCCTCATAGTCCAGTACGCCTCCGGGAGGTTCGGGGTCTCCGCGAGCTACTTGAGGGCCGGGGACGCGGTGGAGATCAAGATAGGCCAAGGCGCCAAGCCCGGCATGGGAGGGCTCTTATTGGGCGAGAAGGTTACTGAGGACATCGCGAAGATGAGGGGCATACCGGTCGGGGCGGACGCCATAAGCCCCGCTAGGCACTTGGACATAGTAGGTCCTGAGGACTTGAAGATGAAGATAGAGCAGCTCAGGGAGATAACGGACTGGAAGGTACCCATCATAGTTAAGTACGCGGCCGGCAGGGTGGCGGACGACGTGAAGATAGCTGCTAAGGCGGGGGCGGACATAATAGTGATAGACGGGAAGCCCTCCGGCACCGGGGCCACGCCTTACATAGTGACCGAGCACACCGGCTACGCGACCATGGCGGCCACCGTGGAGGCCCACAGGGCGTTGAAGGAGATAGGGATGAGGGACGAGGTCAGCTTGGTGGTCGGCGGGGGCATAAAGACCGGCGCTGACGCCGCGAAGGTGCTCGCCCTCGGGGCCGACGCGGTCATGATAGCCTCCTCCACCTTAGTGCCCATAGGTTGTACCTACTGCGGCACGTGTCACAACGGCAAGTGCCCCTACGGCATAGCCACTCAGAGGCCAGAGCTCCGGAGGAGGATCAACGTGGAGCTCGCCGCGAAGAGGATAGAGAACTACTTAAGAGCCTTCATAGAGGAGATGTGTATGTTCGCCCAGCTGGCGGGCAAGAGCAAGCTATCTAACTTGGAGAAGGAGGACTTGAGGGCACTGACGTTCGAGGCCTCTCTGCTGACCGGCGTGAAGCTCATGGGCGTGGAGAGGCCCGCCTCCGAGCTCTTGAGGGAGGACATATAA
- a CDS encoding MBL fold metallo-hydrolase: MYALPNTDAEKVRAGGLEVLKLDADPVSKRENYIKSYLIVGPEARVLVETGPRNAFEVLKDSLESKGFSLRELDAVLLTHIHLDHAGGLGEVLKECNCKAYVHPKGLRHLVDPSKLNEAAARTLGKEIFEAYGPATPVEESKLVATEEGALKVGEVEVRVVHTPGHAPHHQAFLVNGLLFPGDALGEVTTWKGAYTPTTPHRTIVSMMIDSINKLMELEPWAAAYTHRGFVVGKDNILLQMAGEVEQLRTWLQTIMIRKDECKEDVWCYLRHLKVADPLLEALEDELERSSLLKNSVRMSIDGIYRYVLKVS; this comes from the coding sequence ATGTACGCGCTCCCCAACACCGACGCTGAGAAGGTGAGGGCCGGAGGGCTGGAGGTACTGAAGTTGGACGCCGACCCCGTCAGCAAGAGGGAGAACTACATAAAGTCCTACTTGATAGTCGGGCCCGAGGCTAGAGTACTCGTAGAGACCGGTCCCAGAAACGCCTTCGAAGTGCTCAAGGATTCCTTGGAATCTAAAGGGTTCTCCTTGAGGGAGCTGGACGCCGTGCTCCTCACCCACATCCACTTGGACCACGCGGGGGGCTTGGGGGAGGTGTTGAAGGAGTGTAACTGCAAGGCCTACGTCCACCCCAAGGGCTTGAGGCACTTGGTGGACCCGAGCAAGCTCAACGAGGCCGCCGCTAGAACCTTGGGGAAGGAGATCTTCGAGGCCTACGGGCCCGCCACCCCCGTGGAGGAGAGCAAGCTCGTGGCGACAGAGGAGGGAGCGCTGAAGGTGGGGGAGGTGGAGGTGCGGGTGGTCCACACGCCCGGCCACGCCCCCCACCACCAAGCGTTCCTAGTCAACGGCCTGCTGTTCCCCGGGGACGCCTTGGGGGAGGTGACCACTTGGAAGGGCGCCTACACCCCCACCACTCCTCATAGAACCATAGTGAGTATGATGATAGATTCGATAAACAAACTGATGGAACTGGAGCCTTGGGCCGCTGCCTATACCCACAGGGGGTTTGTTGTGGGGAAGGACAACATCTTGTTGCAGATGGCCGGCGAGGTGGAGCAGCTCAGGACGTGGTTGCAAACGATAATGATTAGGAAGGACGAGTGCAAGGAAGACGTGTGGTGCTACTTGAGGCACTTGAAGGTCGCCGACCCCTTGTTGGAAGCCCTCGAGGACGAGCTGGAGAGGAGCAGCTTGTTGAAGAACTCGGTGAGGATGAGTATAGACGGAATATATAGGTACGTGCTCAAAGTATCTTGA